A region of Methyloprofundus sedimenti DNA encodes the following proteins:
- a CDS encoding tetratricopeptide repeat protein, protein MVLKVMMLLSFFILSACVTKNSQSLSNPPAKENEPKLVSVEQQERKTEISPDVLFLLMTAEIAGQRGQYDLALDGYLRASERVKDINVIQRAAKIALYLQDDVKLKQAVDLWLEEDPNSLEARYLVAVAALKSGDQQEAFNNIEFILLNDASNFDDHAISMIKNLSDQQSMTLAYQVFSELSGKYQDNAKLYFILALMDVQSHKIRSAQINISQALELEPQWQKALLLQAQLYITQGKFAEATDVLQQINKLEENVQMQEQIAQLLIQQGRFSEAETILQDLIDKYPENNELRFKLALVYLQTEQEESARNILQDLVNEKDYKDKASFYLGSMDGKAKRNDEALVWFDSIGIGPYKYEARISSILILMDDNRFQEAGARLISLKKEFPEKTMDLVLVEAEIYTQQHLYQQGFDVLTDALLTEPDNKKILYARALIAEKLGELQILEDDLKYILQKHPNDADILNALGYTLVDKTTRYEEAQTYLDKAIAIKPHEPIIMDSYGWLLFKLGRFDEAREYLQRAYNLEPQAEIAAHLVEVLWALQHNREAKALLSKAIAKNPDNALLIELEARLLSGN, encoded by the coding sequence ATGGTTTTAAAAGTAATGATGCTGCTAAGTTTTTTTATATTGTCAGCGTGTGTAACGAAAAATTCCCAAAGTTTAAGTAACCCGCCTGCAAAGGAAAATGAGCCAAAGCTAGTTAGTGTGGAGCAGCAGGAAAGAAAGACAGAAATATCTCCTGATGTTTTGTTTTTATTAATGACTGCTGAAATTGCAGGGCAACGTGGGCAATATGATCTGGCATTGGATGGTTATTTACGGGCATCTGAACGCGTTAAGGATATAAATGTTATTCAGCGGGCGGCAAAAATTGCATTGTATTTACAGGATGATGTGAAATTAAAGCAAGCTGTGGATTTATGGCTAGAAGAAGATCCGAATAGTCTGGAGGCTCGGTATCTGGTGGCTGTTGCAGCATTAAAATCGGGAGATCAGCAAGAAGCATTTAATAATATTGAATTTATTCTGCTTAATGACGCAAGTAATTTTGATGACCATGCTATTTCTATGATTAAGAATTTATCTGATCAGCAGAGCATGACTTTAGCATATCAGGTATTTTCTGAGTTAAGCGGTAAATATCAAGACAATGCCAAGCTGTATTTTATTCTGGCGTTGATGGATGTGCAGTCTCATAAAATAAGATCTGCGCAAATTAATATCTCTCAAGCTTTGGAGCTTGAGCCACAATGGCAGAAAGCTTTATTGTTGCAAGCTCAACTCTATATTACGCAAGGAAAGTTTGCTGAAGCGACAGATGTTTTACAGCAGATAAATAAGCTTGAAGAAAATGTGCAAATGCAAGAGCAAATAGCGCAGTTATTGATACAGCAAGGACGATTTTCTGAAGCAGAAACTATTTTGCAGGATTTGATTGATAAATACCCTGAAAATAATGAGTTACGGTTTAAGCTCGCATTAGTTTACCTGCAAACTGAGCAGGAAGAATCTGCACGTAATATTTTGCAGGATCTGGTCAATGAAAAAGACTATAAAGATAAGGCTTCATTTTATCTAGGCAGCATGGATGGCAAGGCTAAACGCAATGATGAGGCTTTGGTATGGTTTGACTCAATTGGTATCGGGCCGTATAAATATGAAGCAAGAATTAGTTCAATTTTGATTTTAATGGATGATAATCGCTTTCAGGAAGCTGGCGCAAGATTGATAAGTTTAAAAAAAGAGTTTCCAGAAAAAACGATGGACTTAGTCTTGGTCGAAGCGGAAATATATACCCAGCAACATTTATATCAGCAAGGTTTTGATGTGTTGACTGATGCACTACTAACTGAGCCGGATAATAAAAAGATACTTTATGCGCGAGCATTAATTGCTGAGAAGTTAGGCGAGCTACAAATATTAGAAGATGATCTCAAATATATTCTGCAAAAGCATCCTAATGATGCTGATATTTTAAACGCTTTAGGGTATACCCTGGTGGATAAAACTACTCGTTATGAAGAAGCGCAAACCTATCTGGATAAAGCGATAGCAATTAAGCCTCATGAGCCTATTATTATGGATAGTTATGGCTGGTTATTGTTTAAACTGGGGCGGTTTGATGAGGCTAGAGAATACCTTCAACGTGCATATAATCTGGAGCCTCAGGCTGAAATAGCTGCGCATTTAGTTGAAGTCTTGTGGGCTTTGCAACACAACAGAGAGGCGAAAGCACTACTAAGCAAGGCTATAGCAAAAAATCCTGATAATGCATTATTAATAGAACTTGAGGCGCGCTTATTGAGCGGTAATTAA
- the rplA gene encoding 50S ribosomal protein L1, with protein MAKLSKRAKIAKEKIDSERQYPFIEAVAVLKELATSKFSESVDVSVNLGIDARKSDQNVRGATLLPKGSGKTVRVAVFTQGPNADAAIEAGADIVGMDDLADQVKKGQMDFDVVIASPDAMRVVGQLGQVLGPRGLMPNPKVGTVTPDVATAVRNAKAGQARYRTDKAGIVHCSIGKIAFTAEDIQENLQALIADLVKAKPSAAKGVYLKKISLSTTMGPGVTLDQSSLSL; from the coding sequence ATGGCTAAATTATCTAAAAGAGCAAAAATTGCTAAAGAAAAAATTGATTCTGAGCGCCAGTATCCATTTATAGAAGCAGTAGCAGTATTAAAAGAATTAGCAACATCCAAGTTTTCAGAGTCAGTTGATGTAAGTGTTAACTTGGGAATAGATGCAAGAAAATCAGATCAAAATGTTAGGGGCGCGACTTTATTGCCTAAGGGATCTGGTAAAACAGTGAGAGTTGCTGTTTTTACTCAGGGTCCAAATGCTGATGCTGCAATAGAAGCAGGTGCTGATATCGTTGGTATGGATGATCTCGCCGATCAAGTTAAAAAAGGTCAAATGGATTTTGATGTTGTCATTGCTTCCCCTGATGCAATGCGTGTAGTTGGTCAATTAGGTCAAGTATTAGGCCCTAGAGGTTTAATGCCTAACCCTAAAGTCGGCACTGTAACACCAGATGTTGCTACGGCAGTAAGAAATGCAAAGGCTGGTCAAGCACGTTATCGTACAGATAAAGCAGGTATTGTACATTGTTCAATTGGTAAAATTGCATTTACAGCAGAAGATATTCAAGAAAATCTGCAAGCATTGATTGCTGATTTAGTAAAAGCAAAACCGAGTGCAGCTAAAGGTGTTTATTTAAAGAAAATCAGTCTATCTACCACGATGGGACCTGGTGTTACTTTGGATCAATCTAGCTTGTCACTCTAA
- the ispE gene encoding 4-(cytidine 5'-diphospho)-2-C-methyl-D-erythritol kinase → MTEQKDSELGWGIRWPAPAKLNLMLRIIGRREDGYHLLQTVFQIIDLTDNLTFCKAEDGCVRLKNAIPGVREEDDLTVRAALLLKQEAGYQGGVCIDIEKNLPMGGGLGGGSSDAATVLVVLNRLWHLGISEQRLMELGLALGADVPVFIKGTSTWAEGVGEKLTTIDLPNAWFVVLKPQCHVDTGKIFSANDLTRDSKSIKIADFNSGENQNDCSTVVKERYIEVEQALDKLGEYGQARLTGTGACVFVQFGDQQSARDVYTKLASSNEVYIAQGLAISPLHKQMCELFNI, encoded by the coding sequence ATGACTGAGCAAAAAGATTCCGAGTTAGGCTGGGGAATACGCTGGCCAGCACCAGCAAAATTAAATTTAATGTTGAGGATAATAGGGCGGCGAGAAGATGGCTATCATCTATTGCAAACAGTATTTCAAATAATTGATCTAACAGATAATTTAACCTTCTGTAAGGCAGAGGATGGTTGTGTTCGATTAAAAAATGCTATCCCCGGGGTAAGGGAGGAAGATGACTTGACGGTGCGGGCTGCTCTGTTGTTGAAGCAAGAAGCCGGATATCAGGGTGGCGTTTGTATAGACATAGAAAAAAACCTTCCAATGGGTGGTGGGCTAGGCGGTGGAAGTTCTGATGCTGCAACTGTTTTGGTGGTTTTAAACCGGTTGTGGCATTTGGGAATTTCTGAGCAGCGCTTAATGGAGTTAGGGTTGGCATTGGGTGCTGATGTGCCAGTTTTTATCAAAGGAACAAGCACTTGGGCTGAAGGTGTAGGTGAAAAACTAACCACGATTGACTTGCCGAATGCCTGGTTTGTAGTGCTTAAACCTCAATGCCATGTAGATACTGGAAAAATATTTTCTGCAAATGATTTGACACGAGACAGTAAATCAATCAAAATAGCCGACTTTAACTCAGGGGAGAATCAAAATGATTGTTCAACTGTTGTTAAGGAACGCTACATTGAAGTAGAGCAAGCTTTGGATAAGCTTGGTGAATATGGACAAGCTAGATTGACGGGGACGGGAGCATGCGTTTTTGTTCAGTTTGGTGATCAGCAGTCTGCACGGGATGTGTATACTAAGTTAGCTTCAAGTAATGAAGTGTATATTGCACAAGGATTGGCTATTTCACCACTGCATAAGCAGATGTGTGAACTCTTTAATATCTAA
- the rplJ gene encoding 50S ribosomal protein L10, with protein sequence MALALDGKKAVVDEVAPYAAKAHSAVAAEYRGLTVAELTKLRTVARETGVYLRVVKNTLAKRAVAGTQFECMQEKMVGPLILAFSMEDPGSAGRLINDFAKTNKKLIAKIVSIDGQAYDGSELARLASLPTRDQGISMIMALMLAPVGKLARTLVALKEQREGGAEITESAAEAVAE encoded by the coding sequence GTGGCCTTAGCATTAGATGGCAAAAAAGCTGTCGTAGATGAAGTTGCTCCATACGCAGCCAAAGCGCATTCTGCTGTTGCAGCTGAGTATCGCGGACTAACAGTAGCTGAATTAACTAAGTTACGTACAGTTGCAAGAGAAACAGGCGTTTATTTGCGCGTAGTAAAAAATACATTAGCTAAACGAGCAGTCGCTGGCACTCAATTTGAATGTATGCAAGAGAAGATGGTTGGACCATTGATTCTTGCTTTTTCAATGGAAGATCCGGGTTCTGCAGGTCGTTTAATCAATGATTTTGCTAAAACCAATAAAAAGCTTATTGCTAAAATCGTGTCTATCGATGGGCAAGCATACGATGGCTCAGAATTAGCACGATTAGCAAGCTTACCAACGCGTGATCAAGGAATAAGCATGATTATGGCGTTGATGTTAGCTCCTGTAGGAAAACTTGCACGTACTTTGGTTGCTTTAAAAGAGCAGCGTGAAGGTGGTGCAGAAATTACAGAAAGCGCAGCAGAAGCAGTAGCAGAGTAA
- the tuf gene encoding elongation factor Tu encodes MAKEKFERNKPHVNVGTIGHVDHGKTTLTAALTKVMAELQGGGIVKAFDQIDNAPEERERGITIATSHVEYESETRHYAHVDCPGHADYVKNMITGAAQMDGAILVCGATDGPMPQTREHILLSRQVGVPYIVVFLNKADILADDCGGLGTEEYNEMIELVEMELRELLDLYEFPGDDTPIIVGSALKALEGDTSEVGMPSVIKLVEALDTYIPEPVRATEGSFLLPIEDVFSISGRGTVVTGRVERGIVKVGEEIEIVGIKPTVKTTCTGVEMFRKLLDRGEAGDNVGILLRGTKREDVERGQVLAHVGSIKPHTRFSAEIYVLSKDEGGRHTPFFNGYRPQFYFRTTDVTGAVELPAGTEMVMPGDNVSVEVTLIAPIAMEEGLRFAIREGGRTVGAGVVAKIIE; translated from the coding sequence ATGGCTAAAGAAAAATTTGAACGTAATAAACCACATGTAAACGTAGGCACAATCGGTCACGTTGATCACGGAAAAACGACGCTAACAGCTGCATTAACGAAAGTTATGGCGGAACTGCAGGGTGGTGGTATAGTCAAGGCGTTTGATCAAATTGATAATGCGCCAGAAGAGCGTGAACGTGGTATTACAATTGCAACATCACACGTAGAGTATGAGTCTGAGACTCGCCACTACGCTCACGTAGACTGTCCGGGTCACGCGGATTATGTAAAAAACATGATTACTGGTGCTGCGCAAATGGATGGTGCTATTCTGGTGTGTGGTGCAACTGATGGCCCTATGCCGCAAACAAGAGAGCATATCCTGCTATCAAGACAAGTAGGTGTGCCATATATCGTTGTATTTCTGAACAAAGCTGACATCCTTGCTGATGACTGCGGTGGATTAGGAACAGAAGAATATAACGAAATGATCGAATTAGTTGAAATGGAGCTTCGTGAGTTATTAGACTTATATGAATTTCCTGGTGATGATACACCCATTATAGTTGGATCAGCATTAAAAGCATTAGAAGGTGATACAAGCGAAGTAGGCATGCCTTCCGTCATTAAATTAGTTGAAGCGCTGGATACTTATATTCCAGAGCCAGTAAGAGCAACTGAAGGATCATTCTTATTACCGATTGAAGATGTATTTTCAATCTCAGGTCGCGGAACAGTGGTAACGGGACGTGTAGAGCGTGGTATTGTTAAGGTTGGGGAAGAGATCGAAATCGTAGGCATCAAGCCAACAGTAAAAACGACCTGTACAGGTGTTGAAATGTTTCGTAAGCTTCTAGATCGTGGGGAAGCGGGCGATAACGTGGGTATCCTGTTAAGAGGAACAAAACGCGAAGATGTTGAGCGTGGGCAGGTACTGGCGCATGTAGGTTCAATTAAGCCACACACAAGATTCTCGGCAGAAATATACGTACTGTCGAAAGATGAAGGTGGTCGTCATACGCCATTTTTTAATGGATATCGTCCACAGTTCTACTTCAGAACAACCGATGTAACCGGCGCTGTTGAATTGCCAGCAGGAACAGAAATGGTAATGCCTGGAGATAACGTATCAGTAGAAGTGACCTTGATCGCGCCAATTGCGATGGAAGAAGGGTTACGTTTTGCGATCCGTGAAGGTGGTCGTACAGTGGGTGCGGGTGTTGTTGCAAAAATCATTGAATAA
- the nusG gene encoding transcription termination/antitermination protein NusG: MAIRWYVVHAYSNYEKKVKQSLEEKIEREGLGKYFGKILVPTEEVVEMRMGQQRKSERKFFPGYVLVQMELTDETWHLVKDEPRVLGFIGGTSDRPAPISDKEADRILNRVEEGVNKPRPKVLFEVGEVVRVNDGPFKDFNGEIEEINYEKNKLRISVLIFGRSTSVELAFNEVEKI; encoded by the coding sequence ATGGCAATTCGTTGGTATGTTGTTCATGCATATTCAAATTATGAAAAGAAAGTAAAGCAATCTCTGGAAGAAAAAATTGAAAGAGAGGGTTTAGGCAAATACTTTGGAAAAATTCTTGTACCAACAGAGGAAGTGGTAGAGATGCGAATGGGGCAACAAAGAAAGAGCGAAAGAAAATTCTTTCCTGGCTATGTCTTAGTGCAAATGGAATTAACTGATGAAACATGGCATCTAGTGAAGGATGAGCCAAGAGTTTTAGGTTTTATTGGTGGCACTTCAGATCGTCCGGCACCTATTTCTGACAAAGAAGCAGATAGAATTCTAAATAGAGTTGAAGAGGGTGTTAATAAGCCTAGGCCAAAGGTTTTATTTGAGGTTGGTGAAGTAGTGCGTGTTAATGATGGGCCATTTAAAGATTTTAATGGTGAAATCGAAGAAATTAATTACGAAAAAAATAAATTGCGAATTTCAGTGTTAATTTTTGGAAGGTCAACTTCAGTAGAGCTTGCGTTTAATGAAGTAGAGAAAATTTAA
- the secE gene encoding preprotein translocase subunit SecE — translation MNSQAKEVTYNFDVLKYILSLVLISAGVVAFYMFSDYSQLYRVLGMVAIVVVALTIMMTTQAGHHSWSFAQEARQEVRKVVWPTRNETMQTTLMVFAMVIIVGFIIWLLDTFLFWAITSLTA, via the coding sequence ATGAATAGTCAGGCAAAGGAAGTTACATATAATTTCGATGTACTAAAATATATTTTGTCTCTTGTGCTGATTAGTGCAGGTGTGGTTGCTTTTTACATGTTCTCAGATTACTCTCAATTGTATAGGGTGCTGGGTATGGTTGCAATCGTTGTTGTTGCGTTAACGATTATGATGACTACGCAAGCTGGTCATCACTCGTGGTCTTTTGCGCAGGAAGCAAGACAGGAAGTAAGGAAGGTAGTCTGGCCTACACGCAATGAAACTATGCAAACTACGCTAATGGTATTTGCTATGGTTATAATCGTCGGATTTATTATTTGGCTTCTAGATACTTTCTTGTTCTGGGCGATTACATCCCTAACAGCTTAA
- the pth gene encoding aminoacyl-tRNA hydrolase, with the protein MVKLLVGLGNPGQKYTKTRHNAGFLFLDELVKEKGAAFSRQVRFFGDLAEINMGLGKLYLLKPVTFMNRSGQSVSSVMKYYKIKPEEILVIHDELDFEVGVLKLKFGGGHGGHNGLRDIIAAVGVRDFKRLRVGIGRPKPGMQVVDYVLSDFSKNDLQYIKEIYSDFFNYLPLIQNGDFGLVMQKLHST; encoded by the coding sequence ATGGTTAAGCTTCTTGTAGGTCTCGGTAATCCGGGTCAAAAATACACCAAAACCCGGCATAATGCCGGGTTTTTGTTTTTGGATGAACTAGTAAAAGAGAAGGGGGCTGCCTTTTCTCGGCAGGTGCGGTTTTTTGGTGATCTTGCGGAAATAAATATGGGGCTGGGTAAGCTGTACTTATTAAAGCCAGTTACATTTATGAATCGTAGTGGTCAGTCGGTTTCTTCAGTAATGAAATATTACAAAATTAAACCGGAAGAAATTCTAGTTATTCATGATGAGCTGGATTTTGAGGTTGGGGTGCTGAAGTTGAAATTCGGTGGCGGGCATGGAGGTCATAATGGGCTTCGAGATATTATTGCTGCTGTAGGTGTGAGGGACTTCAAAAGGTTGCGCGTTGGAATTGGTCGGCCAAAGCCAGGGATGCAAGTAGTCGACTATGTTTTATCGGATTTTTCCAAAAATGATCTACAGTATATCAAAGAAATATATAGTGATTTTTTTAATTATTTGCCTTTGATACAGAATGGTGATTTTGGCTTGGTTATGCAGAAACTGCATTCTACATAA
- the lolB gene encoding lipoprotein insertase outer membrane protein LolB — MRASVLCMILLALAGCGSIKTFDAEQGQQMSQQQRLDIRQWNMQGRLLIKSNEVLTANIQWQHNKQRDVLKLSGALGLGAILIELREHEIVLYDAHGDKQVSQDIDAFIARQIGFIVPITALRCWVLGAYLQGVPVEQLGNGFQQLGWRIAYDEYMTTSVGVLPRRIKVTKENIKLKLIVDQWEIQ, encoded by the coding sequence ATGCGCGCAAGTGTATTATGCATGATTTTGTTGGCTTTAGCGGGTTGTGGCTCGATAAAAACCTTTGATGCAGAGCAAGGTCAGCAAATGAGCCAGCAGCAGAGGCTAGACATTCGGCAGTGGAATATGCAGGGTCGATTGTTGATTAAGAGTAATGAAGTTCTGACGGCTAATATTCAATGGCAGCATAATAAGCAAAGAGATGTATTGAAGTTATCGGGTGCCTTGGGTTTGGGGGCCATATTAATAGAGCTAAGAGAGCATGAGATTGTATTGTATGATGCACATGGAGATAAGCAAGTTTCACAGGATATAGATGCATTTATTGCTCGGCAAATAGGTTTTATTGTGCCAATAACGGCTTTGCGGTGTTGGGTGTTGGGTGCATATTTGCAGGGTGTGCCGGTGGAGCAGTTGGGAAATGGCTTTCAACAATTGGGGTGGCGTATTGCTTACGATGAATATATGACTACCTCAGTTGGTGTTTTGCCGCGCAGAATTAAAGTGACAAAAGAAAATATAAAATTAAAGCTGATAGTTGATCAGTGGGAAATACAATGA
- the rplK gene encoding 50S ribosomal protein L11 — translation MAKEVTAYIKLQVKAGEANPSPPVGPALGQHGVNIMEFCKAFNAKTADIEKGLPTPVVISVYSDRSFTFITKTPPASILLKKAVGITSGSKTPNTVKVGKVTREQLEEIAKTKMEDLNATDMDSAVRIIAGSARSMGLDVEGL, via the coding sequence ATGGCTAAAGAAGTCACAGCATATATCAAGCTGCAAGTAAAAGCAGGTGAAGCAAATCCAAGTCCGCCTGTTGGCCCTGCATTAGGTCAGCATGGTGTTAATATTATGGAGTTTTGTAAGGCATTTAATGCAAAAACTGCAGATATAGAAAAAGGTTTACCTACGCCAGTAGTAATTTCTGTTTACAGTGATAGAAGTTTTACATTTATTACAAAAACTCCGCCTGCATCAATTTTATTAAAAAAAGCGGTTGGTATAACAAGTGGAAGCAAAACCCCAAATACAGTGAAAGTTGGTAAGGTGACGCGAGAGCAATTAGAAGAAATTGCAAAAACTAAAATGGAAGATTTGAATGCAACAGATATGGACTCTGCTGTGAGAATTATTGCCGGCAGTGCGCGTAGCATGGGTCTTGACGTGGAAGGTTTGTAA
- a CDS encoding 50S ribosomal protein L25/general stress protein Ctc: MSSVFEFVAVSRENAGTGNAKAIRRKGNVPAVIYGGSSEPELIELSHNEVMKRLANEAVYSHVLQLNVGGKVQNAILKDMQRHPAKDTVIHMDFMRISMGEKIKVHVPLHFINEEVSKGVKAGGVVTHSMVELEVLCLPGNLPEYIEVDLTDVEIGDSVHLSDIVVPDGVEVIALSHGEDHNLPVAQIMKTRGPGGDEDEEASDGEDESVAD, encoded by the coding sequence ATGTCTAGCGTTTTTGAATTTGTTGCTGTAAGTAGAGAGAATGCAGGTACGGGTAATGCTAAAGCGATTCGTCGTAAAGGTAATGTGCCGGCTGTAATCTATGGTGGTTCGTCAGAACCTGAGTTAATAGAATTAAGCCATAATGAAGTTATGAAAAGACTGGCGAATGAAGCAGTTTATTCGCATGTGTTGCAATTGAATGTTGGTGGTAAGGTGCAAAATGCAATCTTAAAAGATATGCAAAGACATCCTGCAAAAGATACTGTGATTCATATGGATTTCATGCGCATTTCTATGGGCGAGAAAATTAAGGTTCATGTTCCATTGCACTTTATTAACGAGGAGGTCTCGAAGGGTGTTAAGGCGGGCGGAGTTGTGACGCATTCAATGGTTGAATTGGAGGTTTTGTGTCTGCCTGGTAATTTGCCTGAATATATAGAAGTGGATTTGACGGATGTTGAAATAGGTGATTCTGTGCATTTATCGGATATTGTAGTGCCTGATGGTGTTGAAGTGATAGCGCTATCGCATGGCGAAGATCATAACTTGCCAGTTGCCCAGATTATGAAGACGAGAGGGCCTGGAGGTGATGAGGATGAAGAGGCGAGTGATGGAGAGGATGAGTCTGTCGCTGACTAA
- the hemA gene encoding glutamyl-tRNA reductase: MTLLALGINYTTAPVSIRERLAFPTEILYDAVTDLCQQQHISEAAILSTCNRTEIYCATQDNNIEAVIDWISRNRQLKQTEFQPFLYAHTDNALIRHIFRVASGLESMILGEPQILGQMKTAYQTANQAGTLGKNLGKLFQHTFSTAKKVRTDTAIGSSSVSVAFAAVQLSKQIFDNLSEQTAVLIGAGETIELTARHLHQNGIGRIIIANRTYDKAHNLASQFNGYAIALSELPLHIAEADIIVSSTASQLPILGKGLVESAIKKRKHKPIFMVDLAVPRDIEPEVETLNDVFLYTVDDLQNIINDNLNSRRQAAEQAEEIIDTNVEHFLAWMKAQKVQSTIVDYRQQASQLQQESLHKALASLQNGGPPEQIMRQLAHTLTNKLIHTPCTQLRKASENERHDLIAAAREIFKL, from the coding sequence ATGACACTCCTTGCTCTAGGCATCAATTATACTACTGCGCCCGTTTCAATCAGGGAGCGCCTAGCATTTCCGACAGAGATATTGTACGATGCGGTCACAGACCTATGCCAGCAACAACACATATCCGAAGCAGCCATTCTATCAACTTGCAATCGCACTGAAATATACTGCGCCACTCAGGATAATAATATTGAGGCCGTGATCGACTGGATTTCTCGTAACCGCCAACTAAAGCAGACTGAATTCCAGCCATTTCTCTATGCACATACTGATAACGCATTAATCCGGCATATTTTTCGTGTCGCCAGTGGACTGGAATCCATGATCCTTGGAGAACCGCAGATTTTAGGGCAAATGAAAACCGCCTATCAGACGGCAAATCAAGCGGGCACATTAGGCAAAAACCTCGGAAAACTTTTCCAGCACACTTTTTCCACTGCAAAAAAAGTACGCACTGACACAGCTATCGGCTCCAGCTCTGTCTCCGTTGCCTTCGCTGCAGTCCAGCTTAGTAAACAAATTTTTGATAATTTAAGCGAACAAACCGCTGTGCTGATCGGTGCAGGTGAAACAATAGAGCTTACCGCCCGCCACCTGCACCAGAATGGTATTGGTCGAATTATTATTGCCAACCGCACCTATGATAAAGCCCATAACCTTGCCAGCCAGTTTAATGGCTATGCAATAGCGCTTTCTGAGCTCCCTCTCCATATTGCAGAAGCAGATATTATCGTCTCATCAACAGCCAGCCAACTACCTATCCTAGGCAAAGGTCTGGTCGAGAGTGCGATAAAAAAGCGTAAACATAAGCCCATTTTTATGGTTGATCTGGCTGTACCGCGCGATATTGAGCCAGAAGTTGAAACGCTTAATGATGTCTTTTTGTATACTGTTGATGACTTGCAAAATATAATTAATGACAATTTAAACTCCCGCCGTCAGGCTGCTGAACAAGCAGAAGAAATTATCGATACTAATGTCGAGCATTTTCTGGCATGGATGAAAGCCCAAAAAGTACAGTCAACTATAGTTGATTATCGTCAACAAGCGTCTCAACTACAACAAGAAAGCCTGCATAAAGCACTAGCTTCGCTGCAAAACGGAGGCCCTCCCGAACAGATTATGCGTCAACTTGCTCATACGCTAACTAACAAGCTAATCCACACACCCTGCACCCAGCTTAGAAAAGCAAGCGAAAATGAACGTCACGACCTCATTGCAGCGGCCCGTGAAATTTTCAAACTATAA
- a CDS encoding ribose-phosphate diphosphokinase produces MSSDTSMMVFSGNANRELSEGIVRRLSMRLGMASVGRFSDGEVTVEIEENVRDKDVFVIQPTCQPTNENLMELLVMIDALKRASASRITAVMPYYGYSRQDRRSRSARVAISAKLVAKMVGVAGADRVLTVDLHADQIQGFFDIPVDNVYASPLLLGDVWRQDYQNLIVVSPDVGGVVRARALAKRLDDADLAIIDKRRPMANVAEVMHIIGDVSGKTCVMIDDLVDTAGTLCSAAVALKKQGAVKVVAYCTHPVLSGRAIENLRNSVLDELIVTDTIPLGVEAANLGKIRQLSVADMLAETIRRIAMGESVSSLYVD; encoded by the coding sequence ATGAGTAGTGATACTTCAATGATGGTTTTTTCTGGCAATGCCAATAGAGAGCTGTCGGAAGGCATAGTTCGTCGATTGAGCATGCGCCTTGGAATGGCTTCGGTGGGGCGCTTCAGTGATGGTGAAGTGACCGTAGAGATTGAAGAAAATGTCAGGGATAAGGATGTTTTTGTTATTCAGCCAACATGTCAGCCAACAAATGAAAATTTGATGGAGTTATTAGTGATGATCGATGCTTTGAAAAGAGCGTCTGCATCAAGAATAACAGCGGTAATGCCTTACTATGGATATTCAAGGCAAGATAGACGATCGCGTTCGGCGCGAGTGGCAATTAGTGCCAAGTTGGTGGCTAAGATGGTGGGTGTTGCAGGGGCGGATAGGGTGCTAACCGTTGATTTGCATGCTGATCAGATACAGGGTTTTTTTGATATACCTGTGGATAATGTGTACGCGTCTCCATTGTTGCTGGGTGATGTATGGCGTCAGGATTATCAGAATTTAATAGTTGTTTCTCCGGATGTTGGTGGTGTTGTCAGGGCTAGAGCTTTGGCGAAGCGGCTGGATGATGCGGATTTAGCAATTATAGACAAGCGTCGACCAATGGCCAATGTGGCAGAGGTGATGCATATAATAGGTGATGTAAGTGGCAAGACTTGCGTCATGATAGACGATTTAGTTGATACAGCTGGTACGCTATGTAGCGCGGCAGTTGCATTAAAAAAGCAGGGTGCCGTTAAGGTGGTTGCTTATTGTACTCACCCTGTGTTGTCGGGTCGTGCAATTGAAAATTTGCGGAACTCGGTTCTGGATGAGTTGATAGTAACAGATACTATTCCGTTAGGTGTGGAGGCGGCAAATTTAGGAAAAATACGGCAGTTAAGTGTTGCGGATATGTTAGCCGAAACAATTAGAAGGATTGCTATGGGTGAGTCAGTTAGCTCGCTATATGTTGATTGA